DNA from Helcococcus ovis:
ATTCAATAGTTAGGGGAACAACATCCAGAAGAATTGTAGATTTATTAAAAGATGCGGGGGCTAAAGAAGTTCATTTGAGAATCGGTTCTCCAATGATACTATTTCCAAGTTATACGGGAATTGATATGCAATCATCAAAAAATTTGATAGGGGCAAATAAAAGTAAGGAAGAAATATGTAAAGAAATAGGAGCGGACTCACTAGAATATTTAACTTTAGAAGGATTGCAAAAGGCGGTTGGATTTGAGCTTGATTCTAAATTTAACGGAATTACAAGCGATATTTTTAATGGACAATATACGGATGATTTGTGTGATTATGAAAAAATATTTAATGAAGAACTAACAGAAATTGAAAAAGTGTTTTTAAATCAAGGAAGGTTAAAATGAGTCAAAAATATAAAGAGTCGGGAGTTAGTTTAGATAATGGATATGAATCTGTAGAAAGAATAAAAAAGCATGTTCAAAGAACTAAAAATAAAGGAATGATGTCGATGATTGGAGGTTTTGGAGGAGTTTTTGATCTTTCAAAATATAATTTTAAGAATCCTGTGCTTGTAAGTGGAACTGATGGAGTTGGTACAAAATTGAAATTAGCATTTGAGTTAAATAAGCATGATACTATAGGAATTGATGTAGTAGCAATGTGTGTAAATGATATTTTAGCACAAGGAGCAATACCTTTATTTTTCCTTGATTATTTAGCAGTTGGAAAAAATAATCCAAAGCAAATAGAAGAAATTGTTAAAGGTGTTTCTGATGGATGTGTAGAATCAAATATTGCATTAATAGGTGGAGAAACAGCTGAAATGCCGGGATTTTACAAAGAAGACGAATATGATATTGCAGGATTTTGTGTTGGAGCACAAGAAAAAGAATTGTTAATATCTAAAGAAAATACAAAAGTAGGGCAAATTGTTATAGGTATTAAGTCTTCGGGATTTCATTCAAACGGATTTTCATTAGTTAGAAAAATTTTAAGTGACAATAAAATTGAATTATCAGAAAAATTTGAGGATACTACAATTGGTGAAAAGCTTCTAACTCCAACTAAAATTTATGCAAAGGAAGTATTAAGTTTAATTGAAAATGTAAAAATAGCAGGGATTTCTCATATAACCGGTGGAGGATTTTATGAAAACTTACCAAGATGCTTAAAATCAGGATTGGGAATGAAAATCAAAAAAGATTCTTATGAAGTTCCATCTATATTTAGATATATTCAAGAAAAAGGGAATATTGAAGACGATGAAATGTATCAAGTATTTAATATGGGAGTTGGATTAGCTGTAGTAGTAAATAGAGAAGATGTTTCTAAAGTATTTGAAATTATCCCTGAAAGTTTTAAATTGGGAGAAGTAATAGATGAAGAGGGAATTAAATTAATATGATAGATGTAGCAATATTTGCATCCGGGACAGGTTCAAATTTCTATAATTTGGCAATTAATCCGGAGTTGAAAAATTTAATTAATATTAGATGTTTAGTTTGTGACAATCCAAAAGCAAGTGTAATTGAAAAAGCTAAATTGCTAAATATTGAAACACTTATAGTTAATCCTAAAAATTTTGATTCAAAAATAGATTATGAGAAATACATTTTGGAAAATATTGAAGATGTAAAATATATATTTCTAGCAGGGTATATGAGGATAATTTCGCCATATTTTTTGGGGAAATTTAAAGGTAAAATAGTTAACATTCATCCTTCTTTGCTTCCTTTATACAAAGGAAAAGATTCTATAAAAAGAGCTTTTGAAGATAAAGTGGAATTTATAGGTATAAGTATTCATTATGTAAATGAAGAGGT
Protein-coding regions in this window:
- the purN gene encoding phosphoribosylglycinamide formyltransferase is translated as MIDVAIFASGTGSNFYNLAINPELKNLINIRCLVCDNPKASVIEKAKLLNIETLIVNPKNFDSKIDYEKYILENIEDVKYIFLAGYMRIISPYFLGKFKGKIVNIHPSLLPLYKGKDSIKRAFEDKVEFIGISIHYVNEEVDGGQILAQDKFRVDYKLSLDEVTQKVHELEHRLYPKTIIKILTDN
- the purM gene encoding phosphoribosylformylglycinamidine cyclo-ligase gives rise to the protein MSQKYKESGVSLDNGYESVERIKKHVQRTKNKGMMSMIGGFGGVFDLSKYNFKNPVLVSGTDGVGTKLKLAFELNKHDTIGIDVVAMCVNDILAQGAIPLFFLDYLAVGKNNPKQIEEIVKGVSDGCVESNIALIGGETAEMPGFYKEDEYDIAGFCVGAQEKELLISKENTKVGQIVIGIKSSGFHSNGFSLVRKILSDNKIELSEKFEDTTIGEKLLTPTKIYAKEVLSLIENVKIAGISHITGGGFYENLPRCLKSGLGMKIKKDSYEVPSIFRYIQEKGNIEDDEMYQVFNMGVGLAVVVNREDVSKVFEIIPESFKLGEVIDEEGIKLI